A single genomic interval of Bacillus smithii harbors:
- a CDS encoding fumarate hydratase encodes MDFEKFKESMYQLIVETSTNLPKDVRRAILAAKRKENAGTRAAMSLATITQNIQMADDNVSPICQDTGLPTFKIKTPVGVNQLKLKQAIYEAIEQATKDGKLRPNSVDSLTGKNSGNNIGAGTPVIKFEQWEEDYIDVRLILKGGGCENKNIQYSLPCELEGLGRAGRDLDGIRKCILHAVYQAQGQGCSAGFIGVGIGGDRSSGYDLAKEQLFRPVDDVNPNEDLRKLEEYIMENANKLGIGTMGFGGETTLLGCKIGVMNRIPASFFVSVAYNCWAFRRLGVKIDPNTGAISEWLYQDGEKVTFEPSESEKETAASNEDSAQTNVVTLEAPITEEQIRQLKVGDVVQINGMIYTGRDAIHKYLMDHDAPVDLNGQIIYHCGPVMLKDDEGNWHVKAAGPTTSIREEPYQGDIMKKFGIRAVIGKGGMGPKTLAALKEHGGVYLNAIGGAAQYYADCIQSVEGVDLMEFGIPEAMWHLRVKGFTAVVTMDSHGNSLHEDVEKSSLEKLAQLKEPVFQ; translated from the coding sequence ATGGATTTCGAAAAGTTTAAAGAGAGTATGTACCAATTGATTGTAGAGACCTCCACTAACTTGCCAAAAGATGTCCGCCGAGCCATTTTGGCTGCTAAAAGGAAAGAAAATGCCGGTACAAGAGCGGCTATGAGCTTAGCTACTATTACCCAAAATATTCAAATGGCCGATGACAATGTTTCGCCTATTTGCCAAGATACGGGACTGCCTACTTTTAAAATCAAAACACCAGTCGGAGTGAACCAACTCAAGTTAAAACAGGCGATTTATGAGGCGATCGAACAGGCGACAAAAGATGGGAAATTGCGTCCTAATTCGGTCGATTCCTTAACGGGCAAGAACTCCGGAAATAATATTGGAGCCGGGACGCCTGTCATTAAATTCGAGCAGTGGGAAGAAGATTATATAGATGTCCGTTTGATTTTAAAAGGCGGCGGATGCGAAAATAAAAACATTCAATACAGCTTGCCTTGTGAATTGGAAGGATTGGGAAGAGCGGGACGTGATTTGGACGGCATTCGTAAATGTATTTTGCATGCCGTTTATCAAGCTCAAGGACAAGGCTGCAGCGCCGGATTTATTGGAGTCGGAATCGGAGGAGATCGTTCATCCGGATATGATTTGGCTAAAGAGCAATTATTCAGACCGGTGGATGATGTCAATCCGAATGAAGATTTGCGCAAGCTGGAAGAGTACATCATGGAAAACGCTAACAAGTTGGGGATCGGAACCATGGGATTTGGAGGAGAAACGACCCTTCTTGGCTGCAAAATTGGCGTTATGAACCGAATTCCCGCCAGCTTTTTCGTTTCAGTAGCTTATAATTGCTGGGCATTTCGCCGTCTCGGTGTGAAGATCGATCCGAATACTGGGGCCATTTCCGAATGGTTGTATCAAGATGGAGAAAAAGTCACTTTTGAACCTTCGGAATCGGAAAAAGAAACGGCAGCTTCCAATGAGGATTCAGCGCAAACCAATGTCGTTACTTTAGAAGCGCCGATTACGGAAGAACAAATACGCCAGCTGAAAGTAGGGGACGTTGTTCAAATTAACGGCATGATCTATACAGGCCGTGATGCCATTCATAAATATTTAATGGATCATGATGCACCAGTTGATTTAAACGGCCAAATCATTTATCACTGCGGTCCGGTCATGCTGAAAGATGACGAAGGAAATTGGCATGTCAAAGCGGCTGGTCCGACTACTTCGATTCGCGAAGAGCCTTATCAAGGAGACATTATGAAAAAATTTGGCATCCGCGCCGTGATCGGAAAAGGTGGCATGGGACCGAAAACGTTGGCGGCGTTAAAAGAACATGGCGGCGTATATTTGAATGCTATTGGCGGTGCTGCGCAATATTATGCGGATTGCATTCAATCAGTAGAAGGCGTGGATTTAATGGAATTTGGCATTCCTGAAGCCATGTGGCATTTAAGAGTGAAAGGATTTACGGCCGTTGTCACGATGGATTCCCACGGAAATAGCCTGCATGAAGATGTGGAGAAATCTTCATTGGAAAAATTGGCGCAATTGAAAGAACCTGTATTTCAATAA
- a CDS encoding YIP1 family protein — protein sequence MFTTVELMFNTNQGLEKIEQRKNFVFFLFTITIISTLLIYLTLSDSIDRIVNSLNHQTYSNLRPSSIRSFMSIMIVIIGALFPIFTIATNSFLFYLAGKFFLSELTYKKLFKLFTYLYPLTILANIINFIPKHYFHLQTHIRLTSINAIFHFDGKIGLLLNGIDFFQIWTLVIVYFSLVKLGKMPKSSSLTVVISYFAITTLCSVFL from the coding sequence ATGTTTACAACTGTCGAATTAATGTTTAATACAAATCAGGGTTTAGAAAAGATTGAACAGAGAAAAAACTTTGTATTTTTCTTATTTACTATTACTATAATATCTACGCTTTTAATTTATTTAACTCTTTCAGATTCAATTGATCGTATTGTTAATAGTTTGAATCATCAAACTTATTCCAATTTAAGACCTAGTAGTATTAGAAGTTTTATGTCCATAATGATAGTAATCATAGGAGCTTTGTTTCCTATATTTACAATAGCAACAAACTCATTTTTGTTTTATTTAGCTGGTAAATTCTTTTTATCAGAGCTTACTTATAAAAAATTATTTAAGCTCTTTACCTATTTATATCCTTTAACCATACTTGCAAATATAATTAATTTTATTCCAAAACACTATTTCCATCTTCAAACCCATATTAGATTAACATCTATTAATGCAATTTTTCATTTTGATGGAAAAATTGGTTTATTGTTAAATGGAATAGATTTTTTCCAGATATGGACACTGGTAATAGTATATTTTAGTTTAGTTAAATTAGGGAAGATGCCTAAAAGTAGCAGTTTAACAGTTGTAATATCTTATTTTGCTATTACTACACTTTGTTCAGTATTTTTGTGA
- the cax gene encoding calcium/proton exchanger, with translation MNKIFAIMVFAGVPLSVIGALLHWPAVMMFVVYCFTIIALASYMGRATESLAIIAGPRIGGLLNATFGNAVELIISIFSLKAGLVEVVLASLTGSVLGNLLLVAGLSFFLGGLKFKRQKFNVYDARHNSGLLMFAVIVAFVIPEIFSLKMTGDKTFSLSIGIAVIMILLYLAALYFKLVTHRGVYHSTQESQEEHEEPEWKKGKAMVILALATIAVAYVSENLVHTFEVVADKFGWSELFIGVIIVAIVGNAAEHASAVLMSMKNKMDIAVEIAIGSTLQVAMFVAPILVLASMFFEHSMPLIFTLPELISMVTAVLLTIVIQNDGESNWFEGLTLIAAYFIMGIGFYLL, from the coding sequence ATGAATAAAATTTTTGCCATTATGGTATTTGCCGGGGTTCCTTTGTCCGTTATAGGGGCTCTGCTTCATTGGCCAGCTGTCATGATGTTTGTCGTTTATTGTTTCACCATTATTGCATTGGCCAGTTATATGGGCAGAGCGACAGAAAGTTTGGCCATTATTGCCGGGCCCAGAATTGGCGGACTTTTAAATGCGACATTTGGAAATGCCGTTGAATTAATTATTTCTATTTTTTCTTTAAAAGCGGGTCTTGTTGAAGTTGTATTGGCTTCTTTGACTGGTTCGGTTTTAGGAAATCTGCTTTTAGTTGCCGGGCTTTCCTTTTTTTTAGGGGGACTGAAATTTAAAAGGCAAAAGTTTAATGTGTATGACGCCAGACATAATTCCGGGCTGTTAATGTTTGCTGTCATTGTGGCCTTTGTTATCCCGGAAATTTTTTCATTAAAGATGACTGGAGACAAAACTTTTTCATTAAGCATTGGGATTGCAGTAATCATGATTCTCTTGTACTTGGCTGCCTTGTACTTTAAATTGGTTACTCATCGCGGAGTGTATCATTCCACACAAGAAAGTCAGGAAGAGCATGAAGAGCCGGAATGGAAAAAAGGGAAAGCCATGGTTATATTGGCGTTGGCGACGATTGCAGTGGCTTACGTTTCTGAAAATCTGGTACATACATTTGAAGTTGTGGCGGACAAATTCGGCTGGAGTGAATTGTTTATCGGGGTCATTATAGTCGCCATAGTCGGAAATGCAGCGGAGCATGCTTCTGCCGTTCTTATGTCCATGAAAAATAAAATGGATATCGCAGTGGAAATTGCCATCGGCTCTACACTCCAAGTAGCTATGTTTGTAGCGCCGATATTGGTGCTTGCATCGATGTTTTTTGAACATTCTATGCCGTTAATCTTTACGTTGCCAGAATTAATTTCCATGGTCACGGCCGTCTTGTTGACGATTGTCATCCAAAACGACGGAGAGTCGAACTGGTTTGAAGGGCTGACATTAATAGCCGCCTATTTCATAATGGGAATAGGATTTTATTTGCTGTAG
- a CDS encoding stage II sporulation protein M, whose translation MKVKHILFLGISLGIFILFFLIGFLTASPHPQEFKQVNVSFLSIYSQNLKVAFLIILTGVISMGMMPILLLAQNALIFGIGVKNILFAPKMIGLILLHGSIEMPMFIVATYLSLSLTYKIFKNRRYMSIRTVVFISSVIVLGLLVAGLLEAFVTPTLIK comes from the coding sequence ATGAAAGTAAAACACATTCTATTCTTAGGGATATCTTTAGGAATATTCATCTTGTTTTTTTTAATAGGTTTCTTAACTGCGAGCCCTCATCCTCAGGAATTTAAACAAGTTAATGTTTCTTTTTTGAGCATATATAGTCAAAATTTGAAAGTAGCATTCTTGATTATATTGACAGGGGTAATTTCAATGGGGATGATGCCAATCTTACTATTAGCGCAAAATGCACTTATATTTGGTATAGGAGTTAAAAATATATTGTTTGCACCAAAAATGATAGGACTGATTTTGCTTCATGGCAGCATTGAGATGCCGATGTTTATTGTGGCTACATATTTGAGTTTGTCCTTAACGTATAAAATCTTTAAAAATAGGAGGTATATGTCTATAAGAACTGTGGTATTTATTAGCTCTGTAATTGTATTAGGTCTTCTAGTGGCTGGGTTGTTAGAGGCGTTTGTTACACCTACTCTGATAAAGTGA
- a CDS encoding SE1561 family protein has translation MGKTIYDTNKQLSYLKERLNMFLTVLDSLEPESTDIEDIDRLIQIVEEIEEKYKQFRDR, from the coding sequence GTGGGGAAAACAATTTATGATACAAATAAACAGCTGAGCTATTTAAAAGAGAGACTGAACATGTTTTTGACGGTATTGGATTCATTGGAACCAGAATCAACGGATATTGAAGATATCGATCGATTAATTCAAATCGTCGAGGAAATAGAAGAAAAATACAAGCAGTTTCGTGACAGATAG
- a CDS encoding ISL3 family transposase, with protein sequence MHSHFITKLLGLEDVEITHVEDQITHFEIHIQTPVKVQKCPCCQKETSSVHDDRIQKIRDVKVFEKYCFLILRKRRYRCKSCGKRFYEPYSFLERYQRHTKRLLQALLVKVREYNFKQVAKETGIGHSTVIRLFDKYYSYDNKALPKVLAIDEWKGTSETGKYQCIIGDPVNRRVYDIIPNRNLSTLKEYFRTLPREKIQMVVMDMWQPYKTLALKSFDKPILVVDRFHYVRHNVWALERVRKRVQKNFQEKDRKSMKKLRYLLHKPHAHLNADETEQLNYFFSLAPDLKKAYIVKETFHKWLKESDKTNAKRNLEHLYKVIEESGLEEYQYMKRTFKNWEKEILNSFLFPYTNGFIEGINNKIKVIKRMSFGIRNFKRLRNKALCSLI encoded by the coding sequence ATGCATTCTCATTTTATCACAAAACTGCTTGGGTTAGAAGATGTTGAAATCACTCATGTAGAGGATCAAATCACTCACTTTGAAATCCATATTCAAACGCCTGTAAAAGTTCAAAAATGCCCCTGCTGTCAGAAGGAAACTTCCTCTGTCCATGATGATCGGATTCAAAAGATTCGTGATGTAAAGGTCTTTGAAAAATATTGCTTTCTCATCTTGAGAAAGCGACGATACAGATGTAAGTCCTGTGGAAAACGGTTCTACGAACCCTATTCTTTTCTAGAACGTTACCAGCGCCACACGAAACGACTTCTCCAAGCACTTTTGGTTAAAGTGAGGGAGTATAACTTTAAGCAGGTTGCCAAGGAAACAGGAATTGGGCATTCCACCGTCATTCGGCTCTTTGACAAGTACTATTCCTATGACAATAAGGCCCTCCCGAAAGTTCTGGCCATTGATGAATGGAAAGGGACTTCTGAAACGGGCAAGTACCAATGTATCATTGGCGATCCTGTAAACCGAAGGGTTTACGATATCATTCCTAACAGGAATCTATCCACCCTAAAGGAATACTTCCGTACACTTCCAAGGGAGAAAATACAGATGGTGGTCATGGATATGTGGCAGCCCTACAAGACGCTCGCTTTGAAAAGTTTTGATAAACCGATTCTGGTGGTCGATCGATTCCATTATGTTCGGCATAATGTATGGGCATTGGAACGGGTAAGGAAGAGAGTCCAGAAAAACTTTCAAGAGAAGGATCGTAAATCCATGAAGAAGTTGCGTTATCTGCTTCATAAGCCACATGCCCATTTGAATGCAGATGAAACGGAACAGCTGAACTATTTCTTTTCACTGGCCCCTGACTTAAAGAAGGCCTATATCGTAAAAGAGACCTTCCATAAGTGGCTGAAGGAAAGTGACAAAACAAACGCCAAAAGAAACCTTGAGCACCTCTATAAGGTCATAGAGGAATCGGGACTCGAAGAATATCAATACATGAAAAGAACATTCAAAAACTGGGAAAAGGAGATCTTAAATTCCTTTCTCTTCCCCTACACCAACGGATTTATTGAGGGGATCAACAACAAGATAAAAGTCATTAAACGAATGTCATTTGGCATTCGGAATTTTAAGAGACTAAGAAATAAAGCTTTATGTTCACTCATCTAG
- a CDS encoding IS4 family transposase, with protein MITKKEYFAQLPKEIKDGFSELQIGNHLRKAGIIKACGYSCLSIFQLLFLLVFQYRNWYHALQSKKAADLPGKDTIYRFLNSSTYNWRTFLLSLSSEVIRRVKQTISKRRVTVFIVDDSIYSRNRSKSVELLAKVFDHSTRQFVNGFQLLTLGWSDGFTFVPIDFALLSSANQKNRLNEIHSSIDKRTTGYKRRLEALEAKPNMVLKLVEHALDKGIFADYVLMDTWFTHAPLVEKIHSKGLFVIGMVKQLKQRYLFNGERLTLEQLYRKAKRDIGKKETLGSIHATLHTGLPVKIVFVRNRNNQSEWLAILSTDTTLSNEEIVRIYGMRWDIETFFKFSKSFLHLAKEFQGRSYDMMISHTTIVFTRYILIAWQLRKEEDPKTMGNLFLFLCDEVKEMDFKTALLQLISLFQTLAEAKVYLSMDIFQCQLSNWITSLPRYIKDCLHISVCES; from the coding sequence ATGATAACGAAAAAAGAGTATTTTGCGCAATTACCAAAAGAAATAAAAGACGGATTTTCTGAATTACAAATTGGTAATCATTTAAGAAAAGCAGGAATTATCAAGGCTTGTGGTTATTCTTGTTTATCGATTTTTCAACTATTATTTCTTCTTGTTTTTCAATACAGAAACTGGTACCACGCCTTACAAAGCAAAAAGGCTGCCGATTTACCAGGAAAAGATACCATTTATCGTTTTTTGAACTCGTCTACGTATAACTGGAGAACCTTTTTACTATCTCTGAGCTCCGAAGTGATTCGTCGTGTGAAACAAACGATTTCGAAGCGCCGTGTTACCGTGTTTATTGTAGACGATTCGATTTATTCTCGTAACCGTAGTAAATCGGTTGAGCTTCTAGCTAAAGTATTCGATCATTCCACTCGTCAGTTTGTCAATGGTTTTCAACTATTAACGCTCGGATGGTCCGATGGCTTTACATTTGTACCTATCGATTTCGCTCTTTTGAGTTCAGCGAACCAAAAGAATCGCTTGAACGAAATCCATTCGTCCATTGATAAACGAACCACAGGCTACAAACGACGGCTCGAGGCATTGGAAGCAAAACCAAACATGGTGTTGAAATTAGTAGAACATGCATTGGATAAAGGAATTTTCGCTGATTATGTGCTCATGGATACATGGTTTACTCATGCCCCGTTGGTGGAGAAGATTCACTCCAAAGGCCTTTTTGTCATTGGTATGGTCAAACAGCTGAAACAACGGTATCTTTTCAACGGAGAACGTTTAACCTTGGAACAACTGTATCGAAAAGCGAAACGAGACATTGGCAAAAAAGAAACACTCGGCTCGATTCACGCAACCCTTCATACGGGTTTACCAGTGAAAATCGTGTTTGTGCGGAATCGAAACAACCAAAGTGAATGGCTAGCCATTTTGAGTACAGATACCACGCTGTCTAATGAAGAAATCGTTCGAATCTATGGGATGCGTTGGGACATTGAAACCTTTTTTAAATTCAGTAAATCGTTTTTACATTTAGCCAAAGAGTTTCAAGGTCGTTCCTATGACATGATGATTAGCCATACTACCATTGTCTTCACTCGGTATATCTTGATTGCTTGGCAACTTCGGAAAGAAGAGGATCCGAAGACCATGGGCAACTTATTCTTGTTTCTATGTGACGAAGTAAAGGAGATGGACTTTAAAACGGCTTTACTACAATTGATTTCTCTTTTCCAAACTTTGGCTGAAGCTAAGGTTTATTTGAGTATGGACATTTTTCAGTGTCAACTGTCCAATTGGATTACTTCTTTACCTCGTTATATCAAGGACTGTCTCCATATTTCTGTGTGCGAAAGTTGA
- a CDS encoding YfkD famly protein, giving the protein MKVYRIVLITFFLSLFTVTAAEAAIKSDNRHYQMPSSVMNIAKENTYPNPTQDLPSLQPSEFTKDLLSTSKVKIENPDLIRMLNETSINKTPFAIGLRATIYLGEWPLNYESSETVPNWEYQKINTNYFDNRGGNANYKIHYVQEMQKQIKGGLTAKIPHADDVQKMMMLTAAQKTKLPLSFSTTIGAGTKKSQVYNIPAQRLGYLYAYAPAVNEKGKVTYGEVFIVLKGMKRSIVVKNVTSQGIGAWIPIQDHVTFAFVTSSEPK; this is encoded by the coding sequence ATGAAAGTGTACCGCATTGTCCTGATAACTTTCTTTCTATCCCTGTTCACCGTAACGGCTGCGGAGGCGGCCATAAAAAGCGACAATCGGCATTATCAAATGCCTTCATCTGTGATGAATATAGCGAAAGAAAACACCTATCCGAACCCGACGCAAGATCTCCCATCTTTGCAGCCAAGCGAATTTACGAAGGATTTGCTGAGTACATCTAAAGTGAAAATTGAAAATCCCGATTTAATTCGAATGTTGAATGAAACTTCCATTAACAAAACACCCTTTGCTATCGGATTGAGAGCCACTATTTATTTGGGGGAATGGCCTCTTAATTATGAATCGAGCGAAACGGTTCCCAATTGGGAATATCAAAAAATCAATACGAATTATTTTGATAACCGCGGCGGTAATGCCAATTACAAAATTCATTATGTACAGGAAATGCAAAAACAGATTAAAGGCGGTTTAACCGCTAAAATTCCACATGCAGATGATGTTCAGAAAATGATGATGCTGACTGCGGCACAAAAAACAAAACTTCCACTTTCATTTTCAACAACGATTGGAGCCGGTACGAAAAAAAGCCAGGTTTATAATATCCCGGCACAAAGGCTTGGCTATTTATATGCATACGCACCCGCGGTGAATGAAAAAGGAAAAGTTACGTATGGAGAAGTATTTATTGTACTGAAAGGAATGAAAAGATCGATTGTTGTCAAGAATGTAACCTCACAAGGAATTGGAGCGTGGATTCCCATTCAGGACCATGTGACGTTTGCCTTCGTCACATCGAGCGAACCTAAATAG
- the pdaA gene encoding delta-lactam-biosynthetic de-N-acetylase: MRRRTLIVWISALLLACFMATPASALSNQPIHWGFKKAQNGKPAEAGQEYDELLAKYGSYYKGPSNKKILYLTFDNGYENGYTAQILDVLKKEHVPAAFFVTGHYLKTAPELVQRMVKEGHIVGNHSWSHPDLTQVSDEKLKLELKKVKEETAKLTKQKEMNYMRPPRGILSERTLALAKEEGYTHVLWSLAFVDWQTNNQKGWKYAYQNIMAQAHPGAILLLHTVSKDNAEALEKVIQDLKKEGYQFKSLDYLTKSQNKKK, from the coding sequence ATGCGAAGACGTACACTGATAGTATGGATAAGCGCGCTTTTGCTGGCATGTTTCATGGCGACGCCTGCATCGGCGCTTTCTAATCAACCTATTCATTGGGGATTTAAAAAAGCTCAAAACGGAAAACCGGCAGAAGCGGGACAGGAATATGACGAGCTGTTGGCCAAGTACGGGAGTTATTATAAAGGGCCAAGCAACAAAAAAATTCTTTATTTAACGTTTGATAATGGATATGAAAATGGCTATACAGCTCAAATTTTAGACGTGCTCAAAAAAGAACATGTGCCGGCCGCCTTTTTTGTAACAGGACACTATTTAAAAACAGCCCCCGAACTGGTGCAAAGAATGGTGAAAGAAGGGCATATCGTTGGAAATCATTCTTGGAGCCACCCTGACTTAACGCAAGTGAGCGACGAAAAACTAAAGCTGGAATTAAAGAAAGTAAAAGAGGAAACAGCCAAATTGACAAAGCAAAAAGAGATGAACTATATGCGTCCACCGCGGGGCATTTTAAGTGAGAGAACATTGGCTTTGGCGAAAGAGGAAGGATATACCCATGTTCTTTGGTCGCTTGCATTTGTCGACTGGCAGACCAATAATCAAAAAGGGTGGAAATACGCCTATCAAAACATCATGGCTCAGGCTCATCCGGGCGCGATTTTATTGCTTCATACTGTATCGAAAGACAACGCAGAAGCTTTAGAAAAAGTCATCCAAGATTTAAAAAAAGAAGGCTATCAATTTAAAAGCTTGGATTATTTAACAAAAAGCCAAAACAAAAAGAAGTGA
- a CDS encoding IS110 family transposase has translation MNYTQNQKISQITPSTLIVGIDVAKEKHVARFQDDRGLEFGKRLIFENRIHGFQTLLDWVNHIQKENHKDHVIFGMEPTGHYWLNLAYFLKAKGYDVVLVNPMHVKKSKELDDNSPTKNDTKDARVIAQLMKDGRYSVPNLLEGVYAELREGVKLRDQLIKQLMIIEGRIENVIQRFFPEFFDVFGDWKGKAAFYTLRMFPFPSHIQKLSPEEVLQKWKPYVQRGVGLKRATRLVEVAKKSVGIETGIQFAKRELDCLLDQYELYKKQLAQLDEELEGVVESIPGAKQMTNIPGLSYTTIALFFAEVGDLTKYNHPQQLVNLAGLSLREHSSGKYKGQTRITKRGRRRLRKALYLAIRPLVAHNPVFKALHHYYTNRPDRPLKKQQSLIALCCKLLRVLFAIGKKQCEFDGLKLLKGLPQIKALQAA, from the coding sequence ATGAATTATACACAAAATCAAAAAATCTCTCAAATTACACCATCAACTCTCATTGTAGGTATTGATGTAGCTAAAGAAAAGCACGTTGCCCGTTTTCAAGATGACCGAGGCTTAGAATTTGGCAAGAGATTGATCTTTGAAAATCGTATACACGGCTTTCAAACCTTATTAGATTGGGTTAATCATATTCAAAAAGAAAATCATAAGGACCACGTGATTTTTGGAATGGAGCCAACAGGTCATTATTGGCTAAATCTTGCTTACTTTCTTAAGGCAAAAGGATATGATGTAGTGCTAGTGAATCCCATGCACGTCAAAAAAAGTAAAGAGCTTGATGACAATTCGCCTACAAAAAACGATACAAAAGATGCTCGTGTCATTGCACAGTTAATGAAAGATGGGCGATACTCCGTACCGAACCTATTAGAGGGCGTATACGCTGAACTAAGGGAAGGCGTCAAATTACGAGATCAGCTCATCAAACAGCTTATGATCATTGAAGGGCGGATTGAAAACGTCATTCAGCGCTTTTTCCCAGAGTTTTTCGATGTGTTTGGAGATTGGAAAGGTAAAGCAGCCTTTTATACCTTGCGCATGTTTCCATTTCCCTCTCATATTCAAAAGTTGTCACCAGAAGAAGTGCTGCAAAAATGGAAACCGTATGTACAGCGTGGGGTTGGGCTGAAACGAGCAACCCGACTCGTAGAAGTAGCGAAAAAGAGCGTTGGGATTGAGACAGGAATCCAGTTCGCAAAAAGAGAATTGGATTGCCTATTGGATCAATATGAGCTTTACAAGAAACAGTTAGCACAACTAGATGAAGAACTAGAAGGTGTTGTTGAAAGCATACCAGGTGCGAAACAAATGACCAATATCCCGGGACTTAGTTACACTACCATTGCTTTGTTCTTTGCGGAAGTAGGAGATTTAACCAAGTACAATCATCCGCAACAATTAGTCAATCTGGCAGGGCTTTCTTTAAGAGAACACAGTTCAGGAAAGTATAAAGGGCAAACACGCATAACCAAAAGGGGTCGAAGACGTTTACGAAAAGCATTATACCTGGCCATTCGACCATTGGTTGCCCATAATCCTGTATTTAAAGCCTTGCATCATTACTATACCAATCGGCCAGACAGGCCGTTAAAAAAACAACAGTCTCTGATTGCCTTGTGTTGTAAATTATTACGTGTGTTATTTGCCATTGGTAAGAAACAGTGTGAGTTTGATGGATTAAAGCTATTAAAGGGATTACCTCAAATAAAAGCATTACAGGCTGCATAA
- a CDS encoding IS30 family transposase: protein MAITNSTIGARHFKHLTAYDRGKIAALHAAGKTQQEIADYVGCHKSTISRELRRGTVPQRKSNGKIVHVYFPDTGQLLYERNRKACGRKLKLDDAIEFIKYAETQILDKKWSPDAVCGRAKRDGKFKDKMVCTKTLYNYIDLGLIGVKNIDLPMKITLNTKKKRNRKNKKILGRSIDERPIEVNERQEFGHWEIDTVIGKKTKDQALLTLTERKTRKEIILRVTAKDSLSVSEVISQLKVSYGNRFSKVFKTITADNGSEFADLGLSVEKDLTEVYFTHPYTSCERGTNERHNGLIRRFIPKGRPISSVADETITYVENWCNHLPRKILNYRTPEECFQIELAGLAS, encoded by the coding sequence ATGGCAATTACTAATTCTACCATAGGAGCTCGGCATTTCAAACACTTAACGGCTTATGACCGTGGGAAAATTGCGGCCTTACACGCTGCTGGTAAGACTCAACAGGAGATTGCAGATTATGTTGGTTGTCACAAAAGCACCATCTCCCGTGAGTTAAGAAGAGGTACAGTGCCACAAAGAAAAAGCAACGGGAAAATTGTTCATGTCTATTTTCCAGACACAGGTCAACTTCTCTATGAGAGAAACAGGAAAGCCTGTGGCCGCAAGCTAAAACTAGACGATGCCATCGAGTTTATTAAGTATGCCGAAACTCAGATCCTTGATAAGAAATGGTCTCCTGATGCGGTATGTGGGAGAGCCAAACGTGATGGGAAATTCAAAGACAAAATGGTTTGCACCAAGACCCTTTATAACTATATTGATCTAGGACTTATAGGCGTTAAAAACATTGACCTACCTATGAAAATTACCCTGAACACCAAGAAAAAACGTAACCGGAAGAATAAGAAGATCTTAGGACGCAGTATCGATGAGCGACCAATTGAAGTCAATGAACGCCAAGAGTTTGGTCACTGGGAAATTGATACGGTTATAGGCAAGAAGACTAAAGATCAGGCCTTATTGACTCTTACTGAGCGCAAAACCCGTAAAGAAATAATTTTGAGAGTGACAGCCAAGGATAGTCTATCCGTTTCAGAAGTCATATCTCAGTTGAAAGTGTCTTATGGTAATCGGTTCTCTAAAGTGTTTAAAACCATTACGGCTGATAACGGTTCTGAATTTGCTGACCTCGGCCTTAGTGTTGAAAAAGATCTAACAGAGGTTTATTTTACACACCCTTACACATCCTGTGAACGAGGAACCAACGAGCGTCATAATGGCCTTATTAGGCGCTTCATACCAAAGGGGAGACCCATTTCCTCTGTGGCAGACGAAACCATTACCTATGTTGAAAATTGGTGTAACCATCTTCCAAGGAAGATCCTCAATTATCGTACACCTGAGGAGTGTTTCCAAATAGAGTTAGCTGGCTTAGCTTCTTAA
- a CDS encoding helix-turn-helix transcriptional regulator, whose translation MENRIRLLREQKMLSQAQLAEQCNVTRQTINAIENDKYDPTLELAFKLSKVLNTTVDELFLYGREK comes from the coding sequence ATGGAGAATCGAATTCGATTGCTTCGAGAACAAAAAATGCTATCTCAAGCCCAATTAGCTGAACAATGTAATGTAACAAGGCAAACTATAAATGCCATTGAAAATGACAAGTATGATCCAACTTTAGAGTTAGCATTTAAGTTATCCAAAGTCCTCAATACCACTGTAGATGAGTTATTTTTATATGGGAGGGAAAAATAA